In Oncorhynchus kisutch isolate 150728-3 linkage group LG7, Okis_V2, whole genome shotgun sequence, one DNA window encodes the following:
- the LOC109894661 gene encoding antimicrobial peptide NK-lysin, which produces MRVINIGLLLVCAAFAQSFKSQGGVSLRKEEDMWGNYLMDRDDNHAEIKAVLPGTCFVCKRIIKKIKTKLNGDKSKDNITAILDSICRSLWKLKGVCNKLVNKYKEQLIDALASDVDAGNTCKKLKLCK; this is translated from the exons ATGAGGGTCATCAATATCGGTCTTCTGCTGGTTTGTGCAG ccttTGCTCAGTCCTTCAAGTCTCAAGGTGGGGTGAGTCTGAGAAAGGAGGAGGACATGTGGGGGAACTACCTAATGGACAGAGATGACAACCATGCCgag atCAAAGCTGTCCTTCCAGGTACCTGCTTTGTGTGTAAGCGCATAATCAAAAAGATCAAGACCAAGCTGAATGGTGATAAGAGCAAG GATAACATCACTGCTATACTGGACTCTATTTGTCGCAGCTTGTGGAAGCTGAAAGGTGTCTGCAACAAACTGGTCAATAAATACAAAGAACAACTGATTGATGCACTTGCCAGTGATGTGGATGCAGGGAATACCTGTAAAAAATTGAAGCTATGCAAATGA
- the LOC109894660 gene encoding tonsoku-like protein isoform X1 translates to MEKESQRTWFSLVPLCVPQDDCSLTHLNLAGNGLMDSSLSILARCLPLCPSMVSVDLPWNPSVTSAGLHSILSNRRPLTYLNLQGCQVAGPWDSSSLDNLSDQVQDLWLCSQVLNKLDCKALQQIWGQRRPGCCFLSRDAKCLLTTAPSL, encoded by the exons ATGGAAAAGGAGTCACAGAGAACATGGTTCTCGTTGGTTCCTTTGTGTGTTCCACAGGATGACTGCTCCCTGACCCACCTGAATCTGGCGGGAAATGGACTGATGGACAGCAGCCTTTCCATCCTCGCCAG gtgtctgcctctctgtccctccatggtgtctgtgGACCTGCCATGGAACCCATCGGTGACCTCAGCGGGACTCCACAGCATCCTCTCCAACCGGCGACCTTTGACCTATCTCAACCTCCaag gTTGTCAGGTAGCCGGACCCTGGGACAGCTCTAGTTTGGACAACTTGTCAGACCAGGTCCAGGACCTGTGGCTGTGCTCCCAGGTGCTCAACAAACTGGACTGCAAGGCGCTGCAGCAGATCTGGGGCCAGAGGAGGCCCGGGTGCTGCTTCCTCTCCAGGGATGCCAAGTGCCTGCTCACTACTGCCCCTTCACTGTGA